The Streptomyces collinus DNA segment GGCACAATCCTGTGGTTCGTCCTCTTCCTCGCCCAGCTCCCCTTCTACGGCTGGTTCGACGACCACGGCCACACCTGGTGGGTGTGGACCTGCCTGGCCGGCGCCGGGCTGGGACTGATCGGCATCTGGTACGTCCGCAAGCGCGACGCCGCGATCAAGCGGGCGGAGACGAGCGAGGACCTGACGGCCACACCCTCGGCCGAATAGGACCCCCCGGGTCCGCGGCACCTTCCTGCCTCCCTCCGGCGAGACACGCCCCCGCCCCCTCCCTACGCTCGTATAAGGCGGCGAAACGCTCGAAACCGTCGGCGCGCAACCGCCGCCCGACCGGTGAGGAGCGCAGCGATGACGATGCAGAACAGCGCGGCCGAGGCCGACCGTGCCCTGAAGTCCAAGCACCGGGCGATGTGGGCCCAGGGCGACTACCCGTCCCTGGCCGCCGAGGTCATCCCCGAGCTGGGAGCGATCCTGGCCGAGGCGTGCGGGGTGCGCTCCGGACAGCGGGTGCTGGACGTGGGCGCCGGCTCCGGAAACGCCGCGATCCCGGCGGCCCTGACCGGCGCGGACGTGGTGGCCTCCGACCTCACCCCCGAGCTGTTCGAGGCGGGCCGGCGGGTGGCCGAGAAGCAGGGCACCCGCCTCACCTGGCAGGAGGCCGACGCCGAGGCCCTGCCCTTCGGGGACGCCGAGTTCGACACCGTGCTGTCCTGCGTGGGCGTCATGTTCGCCCCGCACCACCAGCAGGCCGCCGACGAACTCGTCCGGGTCTGCCGCCCGGGCGGCACCATCGGGCTGCTCAGCTGGACGCCCCAGGGCTTCATCGGCCGGATGTTCGCCGCCATGAAGCCGTACGCGCCACCGCCCCCGCCCGGCGCCCAGCCGCCCCCGCTGTGGGGGGACGAGGACCACGTCCGAGCCCTCCTCGGCGACCGGGTCACGGACGTCAGCGCCGAACGCCGCACGGTCCGGGTGGACCGCTTCGAGACGCCGGAGATGTTCCGCGACTACTTCAAGGAGCGCTACGGCCCGACCATCAGCGTCTACAAGAACATCGCGGGCGAGCCCGACCGCGCCGCCGCCCTGGACGGCGCCCTGGTGGACCTCGCCCGCGACGGCGACCAGAGCACGGGCTCGGGCGGGACCGTCCTGGAGTGGGAGTACCTGCTGTTCACGGCCCGCCGGGCGGGCTGACACCGGGGCGTGGCACCGGGGTCCGACGGCCTGCAACTGCCGTACGACCACGGCACGAAGTCCGTCCTTCCCAGGTCGGATCTTCGCCGCATTCAGCGGGTGAAGCGGCAAATCCGCACGTACCGTCGAATGCATGACGCATCTCGACGCGGGTGCCCGGCCCGACTCCGCACGGCCGGCGACGGTCACCTCCCGTGAGACCGGCCTGACCGGTGCTCAGGTCGCCGAACGGGTGGAGCGCGGGCAGGTCAACGACGTGCCGGTGCGCAGCAGCCGCTCCACCGTCGACATCGTCCGGGCGAACGTCTTCACCCGCTTCAACGCGATCATCGGCGTGCTGTGGCTGATCATGCTGGTGGTCGCCCCGATCCAGGACAGCCTGTTCGGGTTCGTGATCCTCGCCAACACCGGCATCGGGATCGTCCAGGAGTGGCGGGCGAAGAAGACGCTGGACTCGCTCGCGCTGATCGGCGAGGTCAGGCCGACCGTGCGCCGCGACGGGACCGCCGCGCAGGTCAGCACGTCCGAGATCGTGCTGGACGACCTGATCGAGATCGGGCCCGGGGACAAGGTCGTCGTCGACGGTGTCTGCGTCGAGGCGGACGGCCTTGAGATCGACGAGTCGCTGCTCACCGGTGAGGCCGACCCGGTCGTCAAGCACCCCGGCGACCACGTCATGTCGGGCAGCTTCGTGGTCGCGGGCGGCGGTGCCTTCCAGGCGACGAAGGTCGGCCGCGAGGCCTACGCCGCCCAGCTCGCCGAGGAGGCCTCGCGCTTCACCCTCGTCCAGTCCGAGCTGCGGTCGGGCATCTCCACCATCCTCAAGTACGTCACGTGGATGATGGTCCCGACCGCGATCGGCCTCATCATCAGCCAGCTGGTCGTCAAGGAGAACGCCTTCGACGACTCCGTCGCCCGCACGGTCGGCGGCATCGTCCCGATGGTCCCCGAGGGGCTCGTCCTGCTCACCTCGGTCGCCTTCGCCATCGGCGTGATCCGCCTGGGCCGCAAGCAATGCCTGGTGCAGGAGCTGCCGGCGATCGAAGGGCTGGCCCGGGTCGACACGGTCTGCCTCGACAAGACCGGCACCCTCACCGAGGGCGGCATGGACGTCACCGAGCTGCGGCCGCTCCAGGGCGCCGACGAGACGTACGTACGCAAGGTACTCGGCGCGCTGGGCGCCTCGGACCCGCGGCCGAACGCCTCCCTGAAGGCGATCATCGACACCTACCCGGCCGTCGAGGACTGGCGCTGCACCGAGGCGCTGCCGTTCTCCTCGGCCCGCAAGTACAGCGGCGCCGCGTTCAGCGAGGGCGACGGACAGGCCGGCCGCTGGCTGCTGGGCGCACCCGACGTGCTGCTGGCGGAGGACGATCCGGCCCTGGCCGAGACCGGGCGGCTGAACGAGCAGGGCCTGAGGGTGCTGCTGCTCGCCCGGGTCGCGCGGGACCTGGACGACCCCGAGGTGACGCAGGGGGCGAAGCCCACCGCGCTGGTCGTGCTGGAGCAGCGGCTGCGGCCGGACGCCGCGGACACGCTGCGCTACTTCGCCGACCAGAACGTCCGGGCCAAGGTCATCTCCGGCGACAACGCGGTGTCGGTCGGAGCGGTCGCCGCCAAGCTCGGCCTGTCCGGCACGACCGTGGACGCGCGCCGGCTGCCCGCCGAGCAGGACGGTATGGCCGAGGCCCTCGACGGCGGCACGGTCTTCGGACGGGTCACCCCGCAGCAGAAGCGGACCATGGTGGGAGCGCTGCAGACCCGCGGGCACACGGTCGCCATGACGGGCGACGGGGTCAACGACGTCCTCGCCCTGAAGGACGCCGACATCGGCGTGGCGATGGGCTCCGGCTCGGAGGCGACCCGGGCGGTGGCGCAGATCGTGCTGCTGAACAACAGCTTCGCGACACTGCCGTCGGTGGTCGCCGAGGGGCGCCGGGTCATCGGCAACATCACGCGGGTGGCGACGCTGTTCCTCGTCAAGACGGTCTACTCGGTGCTGCTGGCCGTCCTGGTGGTCTGCTCACAGGTGGAGTACCCGTTCCTGCCGCGCCATCTGACCCTGCTGTCGACGCTGACCATCGGCATCCCGGCGTTCTTCCTCGCGCTCGCGCCCAACAAGGAGCGCGCGAAGCCGAACTTCGTCCGGCGGGTCATGCGGTACGCGATCCCGGGCGGGGTCGTGGCGGCGGCGGCGACCTTCGCGACGTACCTCCTCGCCCGGGAGCACTACACGGGGCCGGGGGCGCTGGACGCGGAGACCAGCGCGGCGACGCTGACGCTGTTCCTCATCTCGATGTGGGTGCTGGCGATCATCGCCCGCCCGTACACCTGGTGGCGTATCGCCCTGGTCGCCTCCATGGCGGGGGCGTTCCTGGTGGTGCTGGTCGTGCCGTGGCTGCAGCACTTCTTCGCGCTGAAGCTGGTGGGGATGACGATGCCGTGGATCGCCGTCGGCATCGCGGCGGTGGCGGCGGCCGCCCTGGAACTCCTGTGGAGGTGGGTGGACCGCCGCTTTCCCGCGTAGCGCTCGGCTCGGACGGTGAGGATTTCTGCCGCGTTTCGTCCGCGAGCCGTGTGTGGCCGTTCGCGCTCACGCGGCGGAGCCGCACATCGATACAGCCCCGCGCCTCTGAAGGGGCGCTTCTACTTCACGTCGACGTAGTCGCCCGTGGCGTTGACCGCCGGGGTGGTCGTCGTGCCGGCGAAGCTGAAGCGCCAGTAGCCGTCGTACTGGGCGGTGGCGGTGGCCTTCAGGTTGCCGTACTGGTCGGAGTACACCGTCTTGAGCGTGGTGTACGTGCTGGTGCCCGCCTTGCGGAACTGGAGCTTGACCGGCTGGTTGGTGTAGCCGTGGTAGGCGTTGTCCTCCCAGTTGGCGCGGGACAGCTTGCCGGTGGACGTGATCGTCTTGCCCTTGTAGACGGGCTCGGGACCGGCGTTGACGGTCAGCTTGGAGTAGCGCTGGACCTTGGTGGTGCCCAGGCCGCCCTGCATCTTCTCGGCGTCGTCGCTGGTGACCGCGAGGGCACCGGCGCCCCAGGTGCCGGCGTCGGAGTTGAACAGGTCGCCGTCGGCCGGGCGGATGCTGATGACGCCCTTGCAGTTGAGGACCGTCGACGAGGCGGCGGTGCAGGTGGCCGGGTCGTCGCTGATGAGGAGGTTGTCCGCGGTGTCTATCGAGGAGCCGTGGTAGATCAGCGGGCCGGTGGCGAAGTTGTCGGAGCCGGTGTCGAGGTCCGCGGCGTGGGTCACGGTGTAGGTGACGGGCACGCTCACCACGTTGGTGGTGCCGACGACGATGTTCTTGCCGCTGTTGACCTTCACGTTGGAGAAGGTGACGTCGAGGGTCGACGCGGTGGTGGCCGTGCCCGCGTCGGCCGCGGCGGAGCTGAAGGCCTGCTTGCCGGACGGGGCGTCTGCGGCCTGGGCGGCCGGCACGGCGAGGGCGGAGAGGGCCAGGGCGCCGGCGACGGCGGCCACGGTGGCTCGGATGTGCATGTGTTCCCCAGGTGGAGAAGTGATCTAGGAGTCTGTTGACTCACGCGATCAGATCCACGAGCACCCCGCGGGGTTGTAGGGCGCGGACCGGGTTTTGCCGTCTCATCCACAACGTTTGACACATGCGTGACATCCGCGCACC contains these protein-coding regions:
- a CDS encoding DUF2530 domain-containing protein: MAKWTPRHEAPEPLEGPVVATIIGGTILWFVLFLAQLPFYGWFDDHGHTWWVWTCLAGAGLGLIGIWYVRKRDAAIKRAETSEDLTATPSAE
- a CDS encoding HAD-IC family P-type ATPase, with protein sequence MTHLDAGARPDSARPATVTSRETGLTGAQVAERVERGQVNDVPVRSSRSTVDIVRANVFTRFNAIIGVLWLIMLVVAPIQDSLFGFVILANTGIGIVQEWRAKKTLDSLALIGEVRPTVRRDGTAAQVSTSEIVLDDLIEIGPGDKVVVDGVCVEADGLEIDESLLTGEADPVVKHPGDHVMSGSFVVAGGGAFQATKVGREAYAAQLAEEASRFTLVQSELRSGISTILKYVTWMMVPTAIGLIISQLVVKENAFDDSVARTVGGIVPMVPEGLVLLTSVAFAIGVIRLGRKQCLVQELPAIEGLARVDTVCLDKTGTLTEGGMDVTELRPLQGADETYVRKVLGALGASDPRPNASLKAIIDTYPAVEDWRCTEALPFSSARKYSGAAFSEGDGQAGRWLLGAPDVLLAEDDPALAETGRLNEQGLRVLLLARVARDLDDPEVTQGAKPTALVVLEQRLRPDAADTLRYFADQNVRAKVISGDNAVSVGAVAAKLGLSGTTVDARRLPAEQDGMAEALDGGTVFGRVTPQQKRTMVGALQTRGHTVAMTGDGVNDVLALKDADIGVAMGSGSEATRAVAQIVLLNNSFATLPSVVAEGRRVIGNITRVATLFLVKTVYSVLLAVLVVCSQVEYPFLPRHLTLLSTLTIGIPAFFLALAPNKERAKPNFVRRVMRYAIPGGVVAAAATFATYLLAREHYTGPGALDAETSAATLTLFLISMWVLAIIARPYTWWRIALVASMAGAFLVVLVVPWLQHFFALKLVGMTMPWIAVGIAAVAAAALELLWRWVDRRFPA
- a CDS encoding class I SAM-dependent methyltransferase produces the protein MTMQNSAAEADRALKSKHRAMWAQGDYPSLAAEVIPELGAILAEACGVRSGQRVLDVGAGSGNAAIPAALTGADVVASDLTPELFEAGRRVAEKQGTRLTWQEADAEALPFGDAEFDTVLSCVGVMFAPHHQQAADELVRVCRPGGTIGLLSWTPQGFIGRMFAAMKPYAPPPPPGAQPPPLWGDEDHVRALLGDRVTDVSAERRTVRVDRFETPEMFRDYFKERYGPTISVYKNIAGEPDRAAALDGALVDLARDGDQSTGSGGTVLEWEYLLFTARRAG